A genomic region of Devosia ginsengisoli contains the following coding sequences:
- the trmD gene encoding tRNA (guanosine(37)-N1)-methyltransferase TrmD — translation MSFSASIITLFPELFPGPLGASVLGRGLADGLWSLDATQLRDFATDRHRTVDDTPSGGGAGMVLKPDILAKAIDTVAPDGDPRPRILMSPRGTPLTQARARELALGPGAVIVCGRFEGVDQRVIDGRALEEISIGDYVLAGGEVAAMVLLEAVVRLIPGVLGGADSHADESFENGLLEYPQYTRPQSFEGTEIPAVLTSGDHGKIARWRAEQSQALTSTRRPDLLKK, via the coding sequence TTGAGCTTTTCGGCTTCCATTATCACGCTGTTTCCCGAGCTGTTTCCCGGCCCGCTCGGCGCTTCGGTGCTGGGGCGTGGGCTGGCTGACGGCTTGTGGTCGCTCGACGCGACCCAATTGCGCGATTTTGCGACGGACCGGCACCGCACTGTCGATGACACGCCATCGGGCGGCGGCGCCGGCATGGTGCTCAAACCTGATATCCTGGCCAAGGCCATCGACACGGTGGCGCCTGACGGCGATCCGCGCCCGCGCATCCTGATGTCGCCGCGCGGCACGCCGCTGACCCAGGCCCGCGCCCGCGAACTGGCGCTGGGGCCTGGCGCCGTCATCGTCTGCGGCCGCTTCGAGGGCGTGGACCAGCGCGTCATCGACGGCCGGGCGCTGGAAGAAATCTCCATTGGCGACTACGTGCTGGCCGGCGGGGAAGTGGCCGCCATGGTGCTGCTGGAGGCCGTGGTACGGCTCATTCCGGGCGTATTGGGCGGCGCCGACAGCCATGCCGACGAGAGTTTTGAAAACGGGCTGCTGGAATATCCGCAATACACAAGGCCGCAGAGTTTCGAGGGCACGGAAATCCCCGCCGTGCTGACCTCGGGCGACCACGGCAAGATCGCCAGATGGCGCGCCGAACAGAGCCAGGCACTCACCTCCACGCGCCGGCCGGACCTGCTGAAAAAGTAG
- a CDS encoding cyclic nucleotide-binding domain-containing protein, producing MIRDDAAEALAQAEFFDICDDEQRRMLAFAGDMHYFDPDAVLYKAGDMPQGAFVLIEGTLKAKPEGPGAGKPYAISEPGSVVSAMALILAKPRPVTITAVTDVRTLFVPRTAFLKLVQQSPDLAQRAVARVERDLGNYLDALEPVRRKMKTE from the coding sequence ATGATCAGGGACGATGCGGCCGAGGCGCTGGCCCAGGCCGAATTCTTCGATATCTGCGACGACGAGCAGCGGCGCATGCTGGCCTTTGCCGGCGACATGCACTATTTCGATCCCGATGCGGTGCTCTACAAGGCTGGCGACATGCCGCAGGGCGCCTTCGTGCTGATCGAGGGCACGCTCAAGGCCAAGCCCGAAGGGCCGGGCGCGGGCAAGCCCTATGCCATTTCCGAGCCGGGCAGCGTGGTCTCGGCCATGGCGCTGATCCTGGCCAAGCCGCGCCCGGTGACCATTACCGCCGTCACCGATGTCAGGACTTTATTCGTGCCGCGCACCGCCTTCCTCAAGCTGGTGCAGCAATCGCCCGACCTGGCGCAGCGCGCCGTGGCTCGGGTCGAGCGCGACCTGGGCAATTATCTCGACGCGCTGGAGCCGGTGCGGCGCAAGATGAAGACCGAATAG
- the rimM gene encoding ribosome maturation factor RimM (Essential for efficient processing of 16S rRNA), with protein MTTKTNQIFLGQIGAAHGIKGQVRIATHTQDPEAIGSYGPLDTDRPGLTVTLTKVRLQKNVVIAHIKGISDRNAAEALNGVSLFIDRDRLPDPDDEDDFYHADLIGLDVRLDNGVSIGKVSALPNFGAGDLIEVRDIKSGDTYLYPFTKAVVPHVNIAEGYLTIIVPLDAPEGEEEPD; from the coding sequence ATGACGACGAAGACCAACCAAATCTTCCTGGGCCAGATCGGCGCTGCCCATGGCATCAAGGGCCAGGTGCGCATCGCCACCCATACCCAGGATCCCGAGGCCATCGGCAGTTACGGTCCGCTCGATACCGACCGCCCCGGCCTCACTGTCACCCTGACCAAGGTGCGCTTGCAGAAAAATGTGGTCATCGCTCACATCAAGGGCATTTCCGACCGCAATGCCGCCGAGGCGTTGAACGGGGTCAGCCTCTTCATCGACCGCGACCGCCTGCCTGATCCCGATGACGAGGACGATTTCTACCATGCCGACCTGATCGGGCTCGATGTGCGGCTCGACAATGGCGTCAGCATCGGCAAGGTCTCCGCTCTGCCTAATTTCGGCGCAGGCGACCTCATCGAAGTGCGCGATATCAAGAGCGGGGATACCTATCTCTATCCCTTCACCAAGGCCGTCGTGCCCCACGTCAACATTGCCGAGGGCTATCTCACGATCATCGTGCCGCTGGATGCGCCCGAGGGCGAGGAAGAGCCCGATTGA
- the rplS gene encoding 50S ribosomal protein L19: MTNIIEQLEAEQVAALAAKRELPDFTHGDTIKVWVKIREGDKERLQAYEGVVIALNGGGITASFTVRKISYGEGVERVFPYYSPNVASVEVLKRGKVRRAKLYYLRDRRGKSARIFESTNSRTKKIEASERSAAVAAREAREAEKIAAAEAFAAEQAAKDAEAAAAAAAAEQAAAAEEAPKAE, from the coding sequence ATGACCAATATCATCGAACAGCTTGAGGCCGAGCAGGTTGCTGCTCTCGCCGCCAAGCGTGAACTGCCCGACTTCACCCATGGCGACACCATCAAGGTGTGGGTCAAGATCCGTGAAGGCGACAAGGAACGCCTGCAGGCCTATGAAGGCGTCGTGATCGCCCTCAATGGCGGCGGCATCACCGCCAGCTTCACCGTGCGCAAGATTTCGTATGGCGAAGGCGTCGAGCGCGTGTTCCCCTACTACTCGCCCAACGTGGCCAGCGTCGAAGTGCTCAAGCGCGGCAAGGTCCGTCGCGCCAAGCTCTATTACCTGCGCGACCGTCGCGGTAAATCGGCGCGTATTTTCGAATCGACCAATTCGCGCACCAAGAAGATCGAGGCCAGCGAACGCAGTGCAGCCGTGGCTGCGCGCGAGGCGCGTGAAGCCGAAAAGATCGCTGCTGCCGAGGCCTTTGCCGCCGAGCAGGCCGCCAAGGATGCGGAAGCCGCAGCCGCTGCAGCCGCCGCCGAACAGGCTGCTGCTGCCGAAGAGGCCCCCAAGGCAGAATAA
- a CDS encoding metallopeptidase family protein → MGARFAPTLDDIEALATAALKELPEPFRSLAADVTCSVAEFAEDDILDGFGMESPFELMGLFSGIGMTEDGALPQTGQLPNTVFLYRRAILDYWAEHDDNTLGEIVTHVLVHELGHHFGFSDEDMEAIEAAADHD, encoded by the coding sequence TTGGGGGCGCGCTTCGCGCCCACCCTCGATGACATCGAGGCGCTGGCCACGGCTGCGCTAAAAGAGCTGCCCGAGCCGTTCCGGTCGCTGGCAGCCGATGTCACCTGCTCGGTCGCCGAATTTGCCGAGGACGACATTCTCGACGGCTTCGGCATGGAAAGCCCGTTCGAGCTGATGGGCCTGTTTTCCGGTATCGGCATGACCGAGGACGGCGCCCTGCCGCAGACCGGCCAGTTACCCAACACCGTTTTTCTCTATCGCCGCGCCATTCTCGACTATTGGGCCGAGCATGATGACAATACGCTGGGCGAAATCGTCACCCATGTGCTTGTGCATGAACTGGGCCACCATTTCGGCTTTTCCGACGAAGACATGGAAGCGATTGAAGCCGCCGCCGATCACGACTAG
- a CDS encoding response regulator transcription factor: protein MNKRRILLVDDDADLRQTLVEQLETQHEFQIMQAGTANDALKVTRENNIDLMILDVGLPDMDGREAVKVLRSEGYKSPILMLTGHDSDADQIRGLDSGANDYLTKPFRFPVLLARINSALRQHDQSEDVVFTIGQYSFQPSAKLLEATDGAKVRLTDKETSILKYLYRQGPKTITRDVLLKEVWGYNNRVTTHTLETHIYRLRQKIERDPSNARLLVTEEGGYRLVP from the coding sequence ATGAACAAGCGACGCATCCTGCTGGTGGACGACGACGCTGATCTTCGCCAGACCCTGGTCGAGCAATTGGAAACGCAGCATGAATTCCAGATCATGCAGGCGGGAACCGCCAACGATGCTCTCAAGGTGACCCGCGAAAACAATATAGATCTGATGATTCTCGACGTCGGCCTGCCCGATATGGATGGGCGCGAAGCGGTCAAGGTGCTGCGCAGCGAGGGCTATAAGAGCCCCATCCTGATGCTGACCGGACATGACAGCGATGCCGACCAGATTCGCGGGCTCGATTCTGGCGCCAACGACTATCTCACCAAGCCCTTCCGCTTTCCGGTGCTGCTCGCCCGCATCAATTCAGCGCTGCGCCAGCATGACCAGAGCGAGGATGTGGTCTTCACCATCGGGCAATACAGCTTCCAGCCCTCGGCCAAGCTGCTCGAGGCTACTGACGGCGCCAAGGTGCGGCTGACCGACAAGGAAACCTCCATCCTCAAATATCTCTACCGGCAGGGGCCCAAGACCATCACGCGCGATGTGCTGCTCAAGGAAGTCTGGGGCTACAATAACCGGGTCACCACGCATACGCTGGAAACCCATATCTACCGTCTGCGCCAGAAGATCGAGCGCGACCCCTCCAATGCGCGTCTGCTGGTGACCGAAGAGGGCGGCTACCGCCTGGTGCCGTAA
- a CDS encoding lipopolysaccharide biosynthesis protein — translation MRLPIPSDLSALLHTGLWRSFGSLGIKVATAGLTYLTYVALSRTMTPDEYGHFAFGLAIATVLAIAAGVGQPMAILRLWPQESVAGQKQAAIAAVRSGSTLTILAGIIASLGLATVVFVTLQFVTLEDTASHFYGAAFLVLPMALAEYNSSALRAQGSLWTALVPRDIFWRLALPAAVLALFALGIVLSGPDALVLSAALLSGMLALQFWQARRADYVLAPAMGEVRSYWQRWGGISRWLMLGALIETAALNADVILVGLMLDLESSGVYFNAFRTAGLMTLFTFAIELVIAPMVAEHYHAGQMRQAQAIIALCTWAGFLFSLVIFAGFAFWGEWVLSFFGPAYAEGTLVLVLLALGLLFDAATGPSKIVMMMTGHERAYVGIFGIIMGLGFLVQIAVIPIFGIVGAAAANMGARIVAQLAIALWCRQRIGLDTSLLGAFSVRRAVDRPA, via the coding sequence ATGCGGCTACCTATTCCCTCCGACCTGTCGGCTTTGCTGCATACCGGCCTGTGGCGCTCCTTCGGCTCGCTGGGCATCAAGGTCGCGACGGCGGGCCTGACCTATCTCACCTATGTTGCGCTCTCGCGCACCATGACGCCGGACGAATACGGCCATTTCGCCTTTGGCCTGGCCATTGCCACCGTGCTGGCCATCGCGGCCGGCGTGGGCCAGCCCATGGCCATCCTGCGCCTCTGGCCGCAGGAAAGCGTGGCTGGGCAGAAGCAGGCCGCCATAGCTGCCGTCCGCTCGGGCTCCACGCTCACCATCCTGGCCGGCATCATCGCCAGCCTCGGCCTCGCCACGGTGGTTTTCGTCACCCTGCAATTCGTCACGCTGGAGGATACGGCGAGCCACTTCTACGGCGCCGCCTTCCTCGTGCTGCCTATGGCTCTGGCCGAATACAATTCCTCGGCCCTGCGCGCCCAGGGCTCGCTATGGACCGCTTTGGTGCCGCGCGACATCTTCTGGCGCCTGGCCTTGCCCGCCGCCGTACTAGCCCTTTTTGCCCTGGGCATCGTGCTCAGCGGTCCCGATGCGCTGGTCCTGTCGGCGGCACTGCTATCGGGCATGCTGGCGTTGCAATTCTGGCAGGCGCGGCGCGCCGATTACGTGCTGGCCCCCGCCATGGGCGAGGTGCGGTCTTATTGGCAGCGCTGGGGCGGTATCAGCCGCTGGCTGATGCTGGGCGCCCTGATCGAAACCGCCGCGCTCAATGCCGACGTGATCCTGGTCGGACTGATGCTCGATCTCGAAAGCTCGGGCGTCTACTTCAACGCCTTCCGCACCGCCGGATTGATGACGCTCTTCACCTTCGCCATCGAACTGGTGATCGCCCCCATGGTGGCCGAGCATTATCACGCCGGCCAGATGCGCCAGGCCCAGGCCATCATTGCGCTCTGCACCTGGGCGGGCTTCCTGTTCTCGCTGGTGATCTTCGCCGGTTTCGCCTTCTGGGGCGAATGGGTGCTCAGCTTCTTCGGCCCCGCCTATGCCGAAGGCACGCTGGTGCTGGTGCTGCTGGCGCTGGGCCTGCTGTTCGACGCCGCCACCGGCCCCTCCAAGATCGTCATGATGATGACGGGCCATGAGCGCGCCTATGTCGGCATTTTCGGCATCATCATGGGGCTGGGCTTCCTGGTGCAGATCGCCGTCATCCCGATCTTCGGCATTGTCGGTGCTGCCGCCGCCAATATGGGCGCGCGCATCGTGGCCCAGCTTGCCATCGCCCTGTGGTGTCGGCAGCGCATCGGGCTCGATACCAGCCTGCTCGGCGCCTTTTCGGTGCGCCGCGCCGTGGATCGCCCGGCCTGA
- a CDS encoding YggS family pyridoxal phosphate-dependent enzyme — translation MDLAAAGNLAAIKERIARAHARFGAPPEQVELVAVSKTFPAEAIEPFLVAGQRVFGENRVQEAKDKWPGLRARYPDITLHLIGPLQTNKAREAVALFDVIETVDRDKLAGVLAAEMARAGRKLPCFVQVNIGLEVQKAGIAPAETVAFVRRCREVHGLDIVGLMCIPPDGVPPGPYFAQLAILARDAGLSGLSMGMSGDFEVGIAMGATHVRVGSALFGARPLSLSLKGRREETS, via the coding sequence ATGGACTTGGCCGCCGCCGGCAACCTCGCTGCCATCAAAGAGCGCATCGCCCGCGCCCATGCCCGCTTCGGCGCACCGCCCGAGCAGGTGGAGCTGGTCGCTGTCTCCAAGACCTTTCCTGCCGAGGCGATCGAGCCGTTCCTCGTCGCGGGACAGCGCGTTTTCGGCGAAAACCGCGTGCAGGAGGCCAAGGACAAGTGGCCCGGCCTGCGGGCGCGCTATCCCGATATCACGCTGCATCTCATCGGGCCGCTGCAGACCAACAAGGCGCGCGAGGCGGTGGCGCTGTTCGACGTCATCGAAACGGTGGATCGCGACAAGCTGGCCGGCGTGCTGGCCGCCGAAATGGCGCGGGCCGGCCGCAAGCTGCCCTGTTTCGTCCAGGTCAATATCGGCCTCGAAGTACAGAAGGCCGGCATTGCCCCGGCCGAAACAGTGGCTTTCGTCCGGCGCTGCCGCGAGGTCCATGGGCTCGATATTGTCGGCCTCATGTGCATCCCGCCCGATGGCGTGCCGCCCGGCCCCTATTTCGCCCAGTTGGCGATATTGGCCCGCGATGCTGGCCTTTCCGGCCTCTCCATGGGCATGAGCGGCGATTTCGAAGTGGGTATCGCCATGGGCGCGACGCATGTGCGGGTGGGCAGCGCGCTGTTCGGTGCTCGTCCGCTATCCCTCTCCCTCAAGGGGAGAAGGGAAGAGACGTCTTGA
- the leuC gene encoding 3-isopropylmalate dehydratase large subunit — MTKARTLYDKIWDDHLVQNNEDGTSLLYIDRHLVHEVTSPQAFEGLRMNNRKVRHPERTLAVVDHNVPTTDRSLPNPDPESAIQIAALAENTKDFGIEYFDPFDKRQGIVHIVGPEQGFTLPGMTIVCGDSHTSTHGAFGALAHGIGTSEVEHVLATQTLIQQKAKNMLVRVDGQLPPHVTAKDIILAIIGEIGTAGGNGHVIEFAGEAIRSLSMEGRMTVCNMTIEGGARAGLIAPDETTFNYVKGRNRAPTGKAWDMALDYWKTLYTDEGAVYDKVVVLDAAKLPPIVSWGSSPEDVITVTGAVPNPDDIEDENKRASKWRALDYMGLKPGTPITEIDVDRVFIGSCTNGRIEDLRAAAAVIGDRKVASSVSAMVVPGSGLVKDQAEAEGLHTVFINAGFEWREPGCSMCLAMNPDKLKPQERCASTSNRNFEGRQGFKGRTHLVSPAMAAAAAIAGHFVDIREWQ; from the coding sequence ATGACCAAGGCCCGCACGCTGTACGACAAGATCTGGGACGACCATCTGGTCCAGAACAACGAGGACGGCACCTCGCTGCTCTATATCGACCGCCATCTTGTGCATGAAGTGACGAGCCCGCAGGCCTTCGAGGGCCTGCGCATGAACAACCGCAAGGTGCGTCACCCCGAACGCACCCTGGCCGTGGTCGACCACAACGTGCCCACCACCGACCGTTCCCTGCCCAATCCCGACCCGGAAAGCGCCATCCAGATCGCCGCTCTCGCCGAGAATACCAAGGATTTCGGCATCGAATATTTCGACCCCTTCGACAAGCGCCAGGGCATCGTGCACATCGTCGGCCCCGAGCAGGGCTTCACCCTGCCCGGCATGACCATTGTCTGTGGCGACAGCCATACCTCGACCCATGGCGCCTTTGGCGCGCTGGCGCACGGCATCGGCACGTCCGAAGTGGAACACGTTCTGGCCACCCAGACGCTGATCCAGCAAAAGGCCAAGAACATGCTGGTGCGTGTCGATGGTCAGCTGCCGCCCCACGTCACCGCCAAGGACATCATCCTCGCCATCATCGGCGAGATCGGCACGGCCGGCGGCAATGGCCATGTCATCGAATTTGCCGGCGAGGCCATCCGTTCGCTGTCGATGGAAGGCCGCATGACGGTCTGCAACATGACCATCGAAGGCGGCGCCCGCGCCGGCCTCATCGCCCCCGACGAGACCACCTTCAACTATGTGAAGGGCCGCAATCGCGCGCCGACGGGCAAGGCCTGGGACATGGCGCTCGATTACTGGAAGACGCTCTATACCGACGAAGGCGCGGTCTATGACAAGGTGGTCGTGCTCGACGCCGCCAAGCTGCCGCCCATCGTCTCCTGGGGCTCCTCGCCCGAGGACGTCATCACGGTCACTGGCGCCGTGCCGAACCCCGATGATATCGAGGACGAAAACAAGCGCGCCTCCAAATGGCGGGCCCTCGACTATATGGGCCTCAAGCCCGGCACGCCGATCACCGAAATCGACGTTGACCGGGTCTTCATCGGCTCCTGCACCAACGGCCGTATCGAGGATCTGCGCGCCGCCGCCGCCGTGATCGGCGACCGCAAGGTCGCTTCGTCAGTCAGCGCCATGGTCGTGCCGGGCTCGGGCCTGGTCAAGGATCAGGCCGAGGCGGAGGGCCTGCACACGGTCTTCATCAATGCGGGCTTTGAATGGCGCGAGCCCGGCTGTTCCATGTGCCTGGCCATGAACCCGGACAAGCTCAAGCCGCAGGAACGCTGCGCTTCGACCTCCAACCGCAATTTCGAAGGCCGCCAGGGCTTCAAGGGCCGCACGCATCTCGTCTCGCCCGCCATGGCGGCGGCCGCGGCGATTGCCGGCCACTTCGTCGACATCCGCGAGTGGCAGTAA
- a CDS encoding exodeoxyribonuclease III: MPVSIVTWNINSIRLRLPMVLDFIAQHAPDVIMFQEIKCTDDQFPRNAFIEAGYPHMAVHGQKGYHGVAIVSKFPLTDVSSRVFCEIPESRHVSALTDFGHGPVTLHDFYIPAGGDEPDPEINPKFKHKLGFLSELTSWFTDPIFQRGHLIAGDFNIAPHENDVWSHKQLLKIVSHTPVETEALNAILNGGHGWTDLVRKHVPYDQKLYSWWSYRSANWELANKGRRLDHIWSTSDVAEHCIGAEIIKPFRGYIKQPSDHVPVIARFAGV; encoded by the coding sequence ATGCCCGTCTCCATCGTCACCTGGAACATCAATTCGATCCGGCTGCGCCTGCCCATGGTGCTGGATTTCATCGCCCAGCATGCGCCCGACGTCATCATGTTCCAGGAGATCAAATGCACGGATGACCAGTTTCCGCGCAATGCCTTCATCGAGGCAGGCTATCCGCATATGGCCGTGCATGGGCAGAAGGGCTATCACGGCGTCGCCATCGTCTCGAAGTTTCCGCTGACCGATGTGTCATCCAGGGTCTTCTGCGAAATCCCCGAATCGCGCCACGTCTCGGCGCTGACCGATTTCGGCCATGGCCCGGTGACCCTGCACGATTTCTACATTCCCGCCGGCGGCGACGAGCCCGACCCCGAAATCAACCCCAAGTTCAAGCACAAGCTGGGTTTCCTGAGCGAGCTGACCAGCTGGTTCACCGACCCCATCTTCCAGCGCGGGCACCTGATTGCCGGCGACTTCAACATCGCCCCGCATGAAAATGACGTGTGGAGCCACAAGCAGTTGCTCAAGATCGTCAGCCACACGCCGGTCGAGACCGAGGCGCTCAACGCCATTCTCAATGGCGGGCATGGCTGGACCGATCTGGTGCGCAAACACGTGCCCTATGACCAGAAGCTCTATTCCTGGTGGAGCTATCGCAGCGCCAATTGGGAACTGGCCAACAAGGGGCGCCGGCTGGACCACATCTGGTCGACCTCTGACGTGGCCGAGCATTGCATCGGCGCCGAAATCATCAAGCCCTTCCGCGGCTACATCAAGCAGCCGAGCGACCACGTGCCGGTCATTGCCCGCTTTGCCGGAGTCTAG
- the leuS gene encoding leucine--tRNA ligase, translating to MSGERYNPREMEPKWQQVWNDAKSFVSANDDPREPYYVLEMFPYPSGRIHMGHVRNYSMGDVVARYYRAKGRNVLHPMGWDAFGLPAENAAIERGMNPGTWTRQNIEAMKAQLKSMGLSIDWTREIATCEPEYYKHQQSMFIDMMQAGLVTRKKSKVNWDPVDMTVLANEQVIDGKGWRSGAVVEQRELTQWFFKISDYAEELLEALDGLTEWPEKVRIMQRNWIGKSEGLRLLFELLPDDATAATSIEVFTTRPDTIFGASFIALSPDHPLTTELAAGNPALAEFVAECHRHGTATETLEKAEKLGLFTGLRVKHPVIEGATLPVYVANFVLMDYGTGAIFGCPAHDQRDLDFARKYDLPVVPVVLPDGADAASFAIADEAATDPGVIYNSGFLDGLTVDAAKKAIAEHFAGRKVDGQPQGKVEVNYRLRDWGLSRQRYWGAPIPIIHCETCGTIPVPKKDLPVVLPADVSFDKPGNALDHHPTWKHVNCPQCGGAARRETDTMDTFVDSSWYFARFTAPHAETPTIPAVANRWLPVDQYIGGVEHAILHLLYSRFFTRAMKATGHVDLDEPFKGLFTQGMVTHETYKSSAGEWVPPTEVVVETTGEQRAARHITSGAPIAIGSVEKMSKSKKNVVDPDEIVATYGADTARWFMLSDSPPERDVQWTEAGVEGASRFQQRVWRLVGETIALVEQSSDIVRGSDDDEAKTLRKAVHRAVHTVGEDIEGLRFNRAVAQIYELTNALVRAAGLASAAPAARIGALQEGVERLIQLIAPMMPHLAETCWQALGKTGLVTDAPWPEVDPALLVDDTVTLPIQVNGKRRGEIAVAKGTPSAEVEKLVLSMDEIVRILAGQVPKKIVVVPDRIVNVVV from the coding sequence GTGAGCGGCGAACGCTACAATCCGCGCGAAATGGAACCCAAGTGGCAGCAGGTATGGAACGACGCCAAAAGCTTCGTTTCGGCCAATGACGATCCGCGCGAGCCCTACTACGTCCTCGAGATGTTCCCCTATCCGTCGGGCCGCATCCATATGGGCCATGTACGCAACTATTCCATGGGCGACGTGGTGGCGCGCTATTACCGCGCCAAGGGCCGCAATGTGCTGCATCCCATGGGGTGGGACGCGTTCGGCCTGCCGGCGGAAAATGCCGCCATCGAGCGTGGCATGAATCCGGGCACCTGGACCCGCCAGAATATCGAGGCGATGAAGGCCCAGCTCAAGTCCATGGGCCTGTCCATCGACTGGACGCGCGAGATCGCCACCTGTGAGCCCGAATATTACAAGCACCAGCAATCCATGTTCATCGACATGATGCAGGCCGGCCTGGTGACGCGCAAGAAATCCAAGGTCAACTGGGACCCCGTCGATATGACCGTCTTGGCCAATGAGCAGGTCATCGACGGCAAGGGCTGGCGCTCGGGCGCCGTGGTGGAGCAGCGCGAGCTGACCCAGTGGTTCTTTAAGATTTCCGACTATGCCGAGGAACTGCTGGAGGCCCTCGACGGGCTGACCGAATGGCCCGAGAAAGTGCGCATCATGCAGCGCAACTGGATCGGCAAGTCCGAAGGCCTGCGCCTGCTGTTCGAATTGCTGCCGGATGACGCCACGGCTGCGACCAGCATCGAGGTTTTCACCACGCGGCCGGACACGATTTTCGGCGCTTCCTTCATCGCGCTGTCGCCTGACCATCCACTGACGACGGAACTGGCCGCAGGCAATCCGGCCCTAGCCGAATTCGTCGCCGAATGCCACCGCCATGGCACGGCCACCGAAACGCTGGAAAAGGCCGAGAAACTGGGGCTGTTCACCGGATTGCGCGTCAAGCATCCGGTCATCGAGGGTGCCACCCTACCCGTCTATGTCGCCAATTTCGTGCTGATGGACTATGGCACCGGCGCCATTTTCGGCTGCCCGGCGCATGACCAGCGCGACCTGGACTTTGCCCGCAAATATGACCTGCCGGTCGTGCCCGTCGTGCTGCCCGATGGCGCCGACGCCGCCAGCTTCGCCATTGCCGACGAGGCCGCGACCGATCCCGGCGTGATCTACAATTCCGGCTTCCTCGACGGGCTGACTGTGGACGCGGCCAAGAAGGCCATTGCCGAGCATTTCGCTGGCCGCAAAGTCGATGGCCAGCCCCAGGGCAAGGTGGAAGTGAACTACCGCCTGCGTGACTGGGGCCTGTCGCGCCAGCGCTATTGGGGCGCGCCCATCCCGATCATTCATTGCGAGACCTGCGGCACCATTCCCGTGCCCAAGAAGGACCTGCCGGTGGTGCTGCCCGCCGATGTCAGCTTCGACAAGCCGGGCAATGCGCTGGACCACCACCCGACCTGGAAGCATGTGAACTGCCCGCAATGCGGCGGCGCGGCACGGCGCGAAACCGACACCATGGACACGTTCGTCGATTCGTCCTGGTATTTCGCCCGCTTCACCGCCCCGCATGCCGAGACGCCGACCATTCCCGCCGTGGCCAATCGCTGGCTGCCTGTCGATCAGTATATCGGCGGCGTGGAACACGCGATCCTGCACCTGCTCTATTCGCGCTTCTTCACCCGCGCCATGAAGGCAACCGGCCATGTGGACCTGGACGAGCCTTTCAAGGGCCTGTTCACCCAGGGCATGGTGACCCACGAGACCTACAAGTCATCAGCGGGCGAATGGGTGCCGCCCACCGAGGTGGTGGTGGAAACCACCGGCGAGCAGCGCGCGGCTCGGCACATCACCTCCGGCGCGCCAATTGCCATCGGCTCGGTGGAGAAGATGAGCAAGTCCAAGAAGAATGTGGTCGATCCCGACGAGATCGTCGCCACCTATGGCGCCGATACCGCGCGCTGGTTCATGCTGTCGGATTCCCCGCCGGAACGCGACGTGCAATGGACCGAGGCCGGCGTCGAGGGCGCCAGCCGCTTCCAGCAGCGCGTCTGGCGGCTGGTCGGCGAAACCATCGCTCTTGTGGAACAGTCTTCCGATATTGTTCGTGGTTCTGACGACGATGAAGCCAAGACTCTGCGCAAGGCGGTGCATCGCGCCGTGCATACAGTCGGCGAGGATATCGAGGGCCTGCGCTTCAACCGCGCCGTGGCACAGATCTATGAGCTGACCAATGCGCTGGTGCGCGCGGCAGGCCTGGCTTCGGCCGCCCCAGCAGCACGGATCGGGGCGCTGCAGGAGGGTGTGGAGCGTCTGATCCAGCTCATCGCCCCGATGATGCCGCATCTGGCCGAAACCTGCTGGCAGGCGCTGGGCAAAACGGGCCTGGTAACCGATGCGCCCTGGCCCGAAGTCGACCCGGCTCTGCTGGTGGATGACACGGTGACGCTGCCCATCCAGGTCAATGGCAAGCGCCGCGGCGAAATCGCCGTGGCCAAGGGCACGCCATCAGCCGAGGTGGAAAAGCTGGTCTTGTCAATGGACGAGATTGTCCGCATTCTGGCCGGACAGGTGCCGAAAAAGATCGTCGTCGTGCCGGACAGGATCGTCAATGTCGTTGTCTAA